In Camelina sativa cultivar DH55 chromosome 13, Cs, whole genome shotgun sequence, the genomic window aactgatttagtTCAGATTGTGTCAAACAAAACTTGTCTCACGATATCATTGTTAAAATTCATAAGACAATAAAGGGTCAGTTTCATCAATTAGTTTGTGTCAAAAATTTGAATGATACTAATTTAAGttacttatttataattgatacaaaaattataatttaacattttttttaaatcagtttaattaagatataaataaatgattattattattaaacggGCCtatagctcagtggtagagcatTCGACTGCAGATCGAGAGGTCACCGGTTTGAACCATGTTGAGccctttttaatcttttgtaaaGAAATATGCTACGAACCCCTTTGATTCACCAAGTGGCTTTCTCTCATCAAAATTAACCCGTGAATGATTTTAATTGCAGTGTTTAGCTTTGTTAACAAGGTCACGGGATGTTCTTTTTCATATTCCCTTCCTCACTGAGGGAATCCTCACCAACCCAAATAGTCCTAAAAACTACATAACATATTACATACCCctgaagttgaaaaaaaaacaatatacgAATGATGTTTCCCAATAATGTTCCTAATATAATAGCTCAACTAGTTATTTGAATAGCTCCactctaaaataaataaatggaaaTCTAGCACATTATTGGTTTTCAACCCCACGGGTCATATTTAACTATTTGTCCTTATGTATAGCAGTATAGGTAAGTTCCGTGTATTATGCTAATATTTCGTACATATTATagtttgtatataatatatattagaaaaaaatacttCGTCAGCTAGTCTGTTCCGAAGATATCTTGTTTAAATATTTGCTAACATACAGATGCACTATAATGCTGGCATTTATAGGATTATCCAGAAGAGAAAGTAATACGAAAGCAAGAGAACAAAagatacaaattaaagaaaatgaagtttCAAAGGATGAGAGGATAAGGAAAGAATAAATATTATACACAGCGTGGAGTATCACATGCAGACCAGACTTGTGATTAAGAGACAACGAAGAGACTGTTTAATCATCTCTTGTCCGAGAGTTACTCTCTGTTTTAGTATTTATAAACCTATCTTGAACCAAAAACAGTCAAATCAAACCTgctatctttttctttcttcattttagttttttttgtgtgaagaTGGGGAATTGTTCACAAAGAGCAGTATCCGATGGTGGTGGTTTCGTCGACGTAAATGACACAGATTCCAGAAGAGATATAATGGAAGAATATTACAGAAGCAGGAGATGCACCTCGTTGCCAATAACCAGGGAGAAATCCTTAGGGTACCTTGTTGGACAAGGTACGCCAAGCCCTATAGGAGTTGGGCCGAAGATTCAAGTGTCGCCGCAACGAAGGAACGGAGTTTGGAAAGCGAAAGTTGTGATCGGAAGTAAGCAGCTCGAAGAGATTTTGGCGGTTGAAGGCAATACACACGCTTTGATTGATTTTGCTGCGGCAGAAGCTTTAGTTTCTTCAACCTCTGCCTCGGATATGGTCAGAGTTAAAAGCATATCGTCCTGGTCCCGAAAAAACAATGAGAACTACTTCTGTTAGGTTCAATGATTGCGGATTTTGTGCCGGTTTTCTTATTTGTAATCCTTGTAAGCAAAAAGTGTATAATGTACAAAACGTAAACTTGTTCGGAAAGGACTAATCATGAAGAGGGTATATTTTGTATTCTTTCTGATTAATCTCTCTACTTCGGTTCAGTTTCGGTTGGTTCAGATGCAAAGGCAAAACCAAATCAGAGTATTTCTACTCCGGTTCTGGTTTTGTTGGAATCAGAATATGGTATCATAAACCGAAATGTTTACTCCTACTCAGGATATAATAGCTTGTTTGCTAGGTCCTCGAGAGGGAAACACATTACGACCAATTcgggaaaagaaacaaaagaaacgcAGTTACATGAGACAAATTAAGTAATCAGCACTGGAACCCACTAATTAAGCAGACACACATGTTTAGAAAGGAGGTACCACAAGTTCTTCAGACACGCGATTCCATTTTCTTGACAGCTTTTTCAATGGCTGGAATGTTCTTCTTGAAGGTTGACCATTGTTCATCTGTTAAGCTGATTCCTGGATCACACATTATACTAAATCAGAGACAGGAAATGGATCAAAAACATTGTCTCACTATTGTTGATATTGAGAACAATGGTTGAAACTCAAATACACAAGTCATTACTTActcaaaatatttgtaaaataaaagagTCTAAAATctgtaaaacagaacaaactcAAAAACATGTGAGGTTGTAGACAAAACTACGATCAAAAGATCAACTGACGAATCATTCAAGTCAACTTCCCCAAAAAACTTATCAGCCAAAATGGTTTCTAATCAGTAAATCACCTTTTCAGCCTATACTAAAACAATAGCAACTCTCAGACTGATGCAACTCAAAAAAATTGGCAACtttaaaagaaacattttttCACACACAATGCTCAACAGAAGAAGATGCATTTGGACACACACACAAGTAGAGATTTTGGtaacaaaaaattgttattaGAAGAActatgaagagagagagagagagagagagagagagagagagagagagagagagagaNAGAGAGATTTGCTTTCAAAAGTACCCTTAGAAGTGGGAAGTTCTTTGCCATCTTTCTTGTAATACTCTCTAATGGAAACCAAAGTCTTTCCTTTAAATTCCTGAATCGTCACTCTTCTCTTATCCGATAGCTATTTATATAtaccaacacacaacaacagcaacagccAAAATCATAACTCAACTcacaattcaacaaaatcaagaatcgAAATTGAAGGAAGAGAGCAATGAAATCGAACCCGGCAAATGATGAGATCGCCGTCATCATCCAACTCTTTGCTTGCTCCTTTACCTCCTCCACCATctccttctgcttcttcttcttcttctttctcattcaCCTCTGTTTCATCAGGACCTTTCGATCTCTCTTCCTCAAGGAACGAGTTCACAACACTTCGTACATAAGCTTTGTGAGATGTCTCAGAGAGATCGATACCCAGTTTCTCCGAAGCGAGTTTACGAACTTTAAACTCTGTCATCTCTTTCATATCTGATTCCTTTAGTATCTCTCTCACAGTACTCTTGATCTTCTCCTTCGTctctttctccattttttttttagggtttttttctccGTCGTGATTTTGAAATCGGTGAATGGCGTTTTTAACTAAATCGGGTTATCGGAGATTCTTTTTCTTAGGGGAGGGGATTAATACGGCGCCGTTTTATTGCCGTTTATACTATCCTACGTGGCAACTAAATTAGGTCACTTTGCTTACGTTAACCGATATATCTATTCGGTACGGTACGGAGATGAATTGCGTCAATCAAAATCTTAAACCGAACAAAATAGACAATAATGACACAATTATTggtctttttaaaaaaggaaaataagttCTTTTCAGTTTGGGGATATAAAGTTTACAAATATTACTTTCGGTTTTGTTTGaagtattcataattttatacaaCACATATTCATAAAGTTTACACAAGATTCAATTCATTATATCTTTTTTGGCACTCATCAATTTGTAACTTCAGAACGATCATTTGTAAAAGACATAATTGACAAATCCCCCTATGACAAACCTAGTAGGTTATGTATTATCCTATTATGGAGTTGATTATAATTCTAAAACAGGTGATCTCCCATGGTGTAGCACGGGATGAcacatattgtaattaatttatgtatattttgaatgtataaaatattttgatttatgtgtgtttttataatttcgaaattttaaatagtattgagtagtatttttgtttaattacatggtaaatcttaaaacatatttagataagtaCGTTGTTTATATATCGCTAATCCTTTACACAGGAACAAATATACAATGATcgttttgaagtttttaaaaaatagcgCTATGCTTAAAGGtattaaatccaaatatcagattttaatttagttttaatttggaCGATTGCACGTATATAATTTACGTGTAACTATTTTAGAATGACAAAGACATCACGTCCCATCCTGTCCTGTTTCATCTCGTCCCATCccgtaaatttttttatgtcccataactgttctcttttaaataattaacaattagaaaaaaaaatatcttccaaaatttttgggtaagaacataactaaaatttgtgcgtttctcacattttttgacatataatttattattttctgcaatagaagatttgttcatagtaaataaatttttaaaaaaaactacttatgaatattcaattttgcataaatatatagtaatacaatatagtcaaccaattgtaattattgaattttagagttttaagtACTTATTTTAGGGTAACTACaatttagaaatacaaatataaatcaaaattgaaatttctttgcttctttttgtatattaaaaatgatttttaaaatattttcttaaacaacaaatgtaatccatgaaatattttattttcataaatatatattacttttatttatgattacaaaatatattagttatataagatatttttcaaaatatttcttgcatatcttgtgttttagagagtatttacaaataaattgatttaagataaattttatatatctattaaaataaatttgaattgatttctattaatttcacataataaatatattgttagaaataaaaatgtattcAACATAATAAATAGTAAAGTATTCATTATAGCCTTAATACtttaaaaggtattttaaaatagtaaagtaTTCAACAAATGTAATCCAAGATTATCATTGAtttaatacaaataaatatattgttagaAAAATTGTGTCATTAACTGGGTATTAAATAACCTGCGGGTATCCAACTTAATTTGAATGGTTAAAGAATTATATACTAATGTATCTATAATTATTGATTAactaaccattttatttaaaaactgtCAAAACAAAGTCATTGTCCAAAAGGTGGTACATGAGTACTCCTACTGTATAGATTGTTAGCTTTTTGATCTCCATTCAGCCCTTTGGACATCATATAATGTATAATCTAATTCACAGATATagcaatatttttaataaaaaataattgatgtAATATACATCGTATTGAATATCAACATCTTAGAAAATCTAAGTGATATGAATTATCACGTCATACTCTTTCTTCCTAACTATTGACTAGAAAAAATTAGTTTGAATTCTAAAAACCAAAGGAAAATGGAATTCTCAAACCATGTTCAAATCTAAATAAATCATATTGCATACCTTTGTATTACTAAGTCTAGCTATAAATCTCGATATCTTCTTAGAAAATCcactatatattatacatgCTTAGTCTAGAGCTAAACTTAATAGTTGTATTTGTGAAATTTCACAGTTTGTCCTTTCAATTTACTTTGAAGAATTTTTGTATCATATTCTTAAATTTTACATCaatattcaattattattattaggtaCACATCAAGTACATGGTCAAAGCATCTCATTTAACagggttaaatcctagttaaaaaaatatagtctcgcggtgtaccgcgggttaaatcctagttaaaaaaatattaaatcagtaaTTTAACAGGGTTAAATAAtcaattcattattttgttaagatcattttcatattaaaatattagatatatttaataTTGATTAAGTTACAATTATGTAAAATACAATTGTCCTAGGATATACCGCATCTTAAATCCTagaactaaaaattaaaatacaatacaattttaaacactaaacaaaacaaacaaaattaacaaacaaaacaaattaacaaacaaaaacattttaaattctattcttttagttataaaaaaaaattgttctacTGTGTACCATAGGTTTTTTTGCATGTCATCTTCATAAAGTTGATTCATTTCAATTccttaatatatatcatttgtaaaataaaataaaaagataaactaTTAAggactaaaaaataatttatctctATTATTGCTTTGACATTAAGAATTTCTGTCATATTCAATAAGCTTACAGAAAATTTAACTACTTTTCTTGTAAGATTACtttatattttctgtatattaAATAATAGATATTGAATTAGCTACTACGATAACCAATACTTTTGATCAATTCTCATTCTCACCATTGAATATATCCCAAAAACCAaatagaaaggaaaaagaaaaattagaccAACCATTCAAGAAcagctgaagaaaaaaaaacattcagtaCATGTCGTTagttaaaactaaataataacaCTATGAATCTAATAAGCCAATTTCCAATAtgcagtttctttcttcttctttatttgttaTCCCCATGAAAATaaaggaagagaaggaaacCAAAAAACTAAAGATTAATCATCAATGAACAACAACTTGTTGATCATCGTTGAGCATCACGGAGCTGTGATGATGAACCATGTGCCACCTTCCATTGTGGAACTCGAACACATTTGTGATCAGGAACGGACCACCGTCCACGTTCAGGTACGCTTTCATGGTGACCCAAGCCATGTCCGTTAGTATCCGAGTACGAACAGTGTGGACCTGAAAATCAAACCCTTGTTCCCAGTTGAAACAAAGTTGCCAGCTTTGCATCACTTCATTGTACCTGCAATTGGACCAAGCATAACGTAGATGGTTCATACCAATTCTTCTCTCTTCtatcaaacaaattaacaaagatGTATTTATCCAATTTGCAGATGACAAAATCCGGAACACAGATGCATCAAAATTTAACTTGTGGAGTAGACTCAAACTATGGAATCACATATCTCGTTTTTATTCAGGATATGGAATATGCTGAAAGAATGCAAATTCTATTATAGGCTTATAGCTACTGTGGATATACATACCAGTGCTAACTATGTCAACAATACCTATTGCTCCACAAGAGCATTGTTCCATTAGTATACCAGTGTTAACTATGTCATCCTATTGCTGTAAAACTTTTTGCTACAAAGTTTTCACTAAATCAAACAATACACTTAACATCTTGTATCACTAGCAACTTCGCAAGAGCATTGTTCCATTAGTATACCAGTGTTAACTATGTCATCCTATTGCTGTAAAACTTTTTGCTACAAAGTTTTCACTGAATCAAACAATACACTTAACATCTTGTATCACTAGCAACTTCGCAAGAGCATTGTTCCACTGGTATACTCAAAACTTAGATACCATCTAAAGGATGACAGAACCACCGGAAACAAAAAGCAAAGACATTTCTCATAAGCAAAAAAGAAGCACGACGGTGTGGTAGAGTTGTAGTTACCCAGAGAAGAGTTCACCCGAAGCATGGATACACTTAACATAGTCCGAGTTCAACCACAACCGAGCCATCTCTTGAAGAGCTCTGCCTCTAATGATGCTGAAGAATTCAGTATTCACACTAATAATAGCTCTAGTAGTTGCATAGTATGCTTTCCACCCATTAACTGGTGTTATACCATCTTGCTCCAGTGTAAAATCCTAGTAACACACAAATGAGACAACAACACACACATGAATCCACCAAAatgctataaaaaaaactaaatctttTAACCTAGAATCACAAAACGAGTGAGTGAGTTGTAAAAATAACCTTGTGATAAAGAGCTTTCCAAGCATTATCATCATTAGCAGCTTTCCTCATCAACGAATTAGTCATAGACAAGCGACAAAGACTTGGATAATCCAAGTAACTAAGCGCGTGTGTCGTTATTTCCGGAACCAACTGCTCCATCATCGACACTCCTGGCTTATCATCCACCACCACCGTGGAAGCCGTAACatcaggaggaggaggaggcgtaCCACCGTTCGTCAGCGGCGTCGAAGGCATAGGTTTGTTGTCCAGTTTTCTGACAGATCGAGAGACGCGAGGAGAGCCAAGGGGGAACACGATTGCGATTTTATATAACTGCGACTATGAAGAACAAACAATAAAGACTAGTTACGCGGCGAGAAGGAGAAGTGATAATTTCCATTGATAAGAAATGAAAAGACAAACAGAGATAAAACCTAGAAGGTGACGAACTTAGGGTTTAACGGTGGTTTCCTTCCTCTGCCGAAACCCTAGAAATTGAATCGGAAAATAAAATTGGCGAGACGAGGAGGAAGACagatttgcaattttttttttttctggtctcCAACTTTGTAACTGACCATCGCAAATGTTTATCAAAAAATGTGTCACTGTAGCAAATAGCCTTACGTTTCAAGGGTATTATAGTAGTCTTCCATCTATGTTTATCCGACTGGgttatttatagataaatagCCTTAAGTTTCAAGGGTACTATAGTACTTTTACCCTAATTCGATGAGGCTTCTTCCAAACTTTATATTTCTTGTTAACCACGATATTGTCTTTTCACATTATCGTCTTTTATCTCTTGAGGTAATAGATAAATATATCTTctaatcttataaatatttttgttaagacATCGTAGCGACTAATGTCAGTTCCAGACACATTTTAGGTCTGTCTGGCTCGGGTGAAACAAGAATTGCTTATCTTGGCCTAAAGAGAATACTGAATCTCCAAAACTTGTggagaagacaaaagaagagatgatAATAATAAGCTATTTACGTTTTTGTACTTTGACTACTTTGTTCCTTCATCTTTCCTTATTTACGCAGCTGACTGTCATTTGCACTTGTCCTCCTTGTGATGGGCTCCGGAGGAAGCGGCTTCAACGTATTGCTCGGACAGTTTCTTGATCTTGTCACCTTCTTTGATCAAGAAGTTGGCACTCTTTGCTTTGCTATGGTACTTCATTACTTTCTCTGTGGTTTTCGTCACTGCCCATCTGTATTGTTCCACGTTTATCACTCCGCTCTTGCACAGTGGTCTGATATGTTCTTTGATGTATGCTTCCACCTTaggaaaaaacaattaaaccaGTTCAGGAAAAGGAAATGTGACTATGAGAGagttttatgtattttaccTTCTTGGTGACAGAGTTACTAAACGCATCAGCtttgcttttctcttctttagaaGGCTTCTCgcttgttttctcttctttagaaGGCTTCTCGCTTGGATCACACTTCTGAATGCTTTTGGGAACTTTTTTCTCTTGAATGGAAGGGTTCACAAAGTTTGAAGCGATGATCTCCTTGTGTGTGTTGCTCTCACACTCTAAATCAGGTACTTTAGCTTGAACACCATTATCACCAGATCCTTCAATGAGAGGTTTCTCAACTAGTTTCTCTGTACCAGGTCCGTATAGTTCTTCACATTCAGCAACAGAAAGGATCTCAACTCCTTctacttctccttctccttctccttccccTTCTCCCTCACCCTCGGCCTCAACCTCGGGTAGAGGCTCCATAGGAACAAAACTCTTCCCATCTTCTTCGCCATTTGTGGTCCCCTTCTCATTTACAGTTGTTTCTTCGTTTCCCAAGACTTCAGATTGATTCGAACACTTTTCAGGTTGAACAGTGGAGAAAACTACCTTCACCTTAGTCAAACTTTCATCCGGGTGCGATACTGAAGCTTTTGTAGCCATGGTAGCACCAATATAGTCTTCTTCATCCAATTCATACTCAAAATCCCCAAAGATGTCTGTATCAGGAACAGAATCCATGTCAAGTACATTATATGGGACTACCTCCCTGGTCTTGTCCAAGGAACTGTCTCCTTTCTCTGGAGGAACTTCCGTTGAATGGGTCGGGCTGTTTGGTGGTGAATCAGCAAGACCTGCTGCTCTGAGGGCTTGAAGGACCGCTGGATCATCTAAATCTTTACCACTAATAAGTTCTGACTCGTTAACAGCCATTGGTGATGACGAATTTGGTTCTACGGAATTATCCATCGCTTTGCTCTCTGAGTGATGCAGTATTTCTTGTGAGCATAGATTCAGATACACAACTTTGCCACTTGATTTATCAGCAATCGCTTTCTCGATATTTATAGCATCAGCAACGGCTAGTTCTGTTGATGCACTTCTTCGAAGAGACAGaaggttttctttctttaagaaaTGCTCTGTCAGGCGATATAATNATTTACAGTTGTTTCTTCGTTTCCCAAGACTTCAGATTGATTCGAACACTTTTCAGGTTGAACAGTGGAGAAAACTACCTTCACCTTAGTCAAACTTTCATCCGGGTGCGATACTGAAGCTTTTGTAGCCATGGTAGCACCAATATAGTCTTCTTCATCCAATTCATACTCAAAATCCCCAAAGATGTCTGTATCAGGAACAGAATCCATGTCAAGTACATTATATGGGACTACCTCCCTGGTCTTGTCCAAGGAACTGTCTCCTTTCTCTGGAGGAACTTCCGTTGAATGGGTCGGGCTGTTTGGTGGTGAATCAGCAAGACCTGCTGCTCTGAGGGCTTGAAGGACCGCTGGATCATCTAAATCTTTACCACTAATAAGTTCTGACTCGTTAACAGCCATTGGTGATGACGAATTTGGTTCTACGGAATTATCCATCGCTTTGCTCTCTGAGTGATGCAGTATTTCTTGTGAGCATAGATTCAGATACACAACTTTGCCACTTGATTTATCAGCAATCGCTTTCTCGATATTTATAGCATCAGCAACGGCTAGTTCTGTTGATGCACTTCTTCGAAGAGACAGaaggttttctttctttaagaaaTGCTCTGTCAGGCGATATAATTGTGTCTGCAGAAACAGCGATTTGCTTAGGAACAAAAAACCAGCACATGTGCATATAATAAAGCTAGCTATTCCCAAATTTTCCATATTTCAGTTTAACGTGTAATAATAGAATTACATATGGAACTGATGAATATACACAAGTATGAAATCTTaatgttttccaaaaataattttaatcctCAAACTGGGACCAACTAGAAAATACTATAGAATCACAATCCAAATAGTAGAGCATATTTCCCAAACATATGACGACCCAGTAGTTGTAAGAAAGACCACCCCTCTTATATGTATGCATCTCTACTTACCGAAATGTGCACGATTTCTCAGCACTACCATAAAACCTAGAACCaacaagaatattaaaaaaatatgaccTCTTATTACTTATCTGGAACCCAAGTAACTCATTATGAACCTAGCACTAATCAATGCCACAGGAACTGGAAATTAAAGTAAAGAGCTATCCACCTACCTGCCTAACTGCAACAGGAACTTTATTATGGCGACTGGTTGCAAGGCTTGGTCTCATATCAGCTGGAAGTTGAGCCTGATAGCAATGacagaaacaaacaagcaacaatTTCAAAACACcggatttttttaaaagcaacAAAGTAAGTGACGAGAATTACACACCAACAATGGATAACTCCCTTTGAGCTCAGGAGAGCCTTCTTTTTCTTCGGTTGAGTTGTTGCCAGCTAAACCTTTCTTTCTTGCAAGAACCTGCAATGCCCATTTCCTTTTGTCTTTCTTGAGATCGTCGGAATTCTCAAACATTTCCTTAGAGTTACTAGATGTAAGATTAGGTTGCCCATCCGACTGTTTGTTTCCCAAGTTCAATTTTGATCCAGGTTTTATACTGCTCCCCTTGGCATCACTAATCTTTGGTATGGTCTTGCTGGCTTCTGTgggttttgcattgttttgtgaGTTTCCCGTTTC contains:
- the LOC104737081 gene encoding uncharacterized protein LOC104737081, which codes for MGNCSQRAVSDGGGFVDVNDTDSRRDIMEEYYRSRRCTSLPITREKSLGYLVGQGTPSPIGVGPKIQVSPQRRNGVWKAKVVIGSKQLEEILAVEGNTHALIDFAAAEALVSSTSASDMVRVKSISSWSRKNNENYFC
- the LOC104737082 gene encoding RNA polymerase II transcriptional coactivator KELP-like; this translates as MEKETKEKIKSTVREILKESDMKEMTEFKVRKLASEKLGIDLSETSHKAYVRSVVNSFLEEERSKGPDETEVNEKEEEEEAEGDGGGGKGASKELDDDGDLIICRLSDKRRVTIQEFKGKTLVSIREYYKKDGKELPTSKGISLTDEQWSTFKKNIPAIEKAVKKMESRV
- the LOC104707380 gene encoding F-box protein SKIP8; its protein translation is MPSTPLTNGGTPPPPPDVTASTVVVDDKPGVSMMEQLVPEITTHALSYLDYPSLCRLSMTNSLMRKAANDDNAWKALYHKDFTLEQDGITPVNGWKAYYATTRAIISVNTEFFSIIRGRALQEMARLWLNSDYVKCIHASGELFSGYNEVMQSWQLCFNWEQGFDFQVHTVRTRILTDMAWVTMKAYLNVDGGPFLITNVFEFHNGRWHMVHHHSSVMLNDDQQVVVH